Proteins from a single region of Kineosporia corallincola:
- a CDS encoding helix-turn-helix domain-containing protein: MASGQRPPNRQLAWARLQRGWSHEELRIQIVRAMKAENETDTGLSRNTVRRWESGERAPEPRYRKYLVIVFGMPADQLGLLDPEELAMRPVQNDDGIEVLWRLVSMFSGRGDMDRETFLKGLLAFGATPLLPSLLEEKAELPSRLAHQINSSGGLSTAVVEDFEAITVSQRHLYWSTAPLPLYTSVKSHVTLGQELLKAGGPQAVTRRLAVALSESAMLAGRIAFFDLKRAEPAEADLTLALQATEEAGDHALAAAVLAHVSFLAAHNGDASAARATLAAAVAHSRHHTGPMTRAWLSCVEAEVMASVNDPATSLRALSRAEGLLPDEGEEPEWLDFFDASRFAGFAGHAHHVLGQPDKARAHLETSLAQLAPDAAKQKAVIYADLAATHIDDDAEAACTYAGQALDQLSESWYATGYDRVQQVRRQLTSSQQNRQVLELEERMRSMIGNDQSS; the protein is encoded by the coding sequence ATGGCGTCCGGGCAGCGACCACCGAATCGTCAACTTGCCTGGGCACGGCTGCAACGTGGCTGGTCACACGAGGAACTGCGGATTCAGATCGTCCGGGCGATGAAGGCCGAGAACGAGACTGACACTGGCCTTTCGCGCAACACCGTGCGCCGCTGGGAAAGCGGCGAACGAGCCCCCGAACCGCGATACCGCAAGTACCTGGTCATCGTGTTCGGGATGCCGGCGGATCAGCTCGGACTGCTCGATCCGGAAGAACTTGCGATGCGTCCCGTCCAGAACGACGACGGGATAGAAGTGCTGTGGAGGCTGGTCTCTATGTTCAGCGGTCGAGGCGACATGGACCGCGAGACGTTCCTCAAGGGACTACTCGCGTTCGGCGCTACCCCACTACTCCCATCCCTGCTGGAGGAGAAGGCGGAGCTACCTTCCCGCCTGGCTCACCAGATCAACTCATCCGGTGGCTTATCCACGGCAGTGGTCGAGGACTTCGAGGCCATCACCGTCAGCCAGCGACATCTGTACTGGTCAACCGCACCATTGCCGCTCTACACGTCCGTAAAGTCGCACGTCACTCTTGGGCAAGAACTCCTGAAGGCCGGCGGACCTCAGGCCGTAACGCGCCGCCTGGCCGTCGCCCTCAGCGAGTCCGCGATGCTCGCCGGACGTATCGCGTTCTTCGACCTCAAACGCGCCGAGCCTGCCGAGGCTGACCTCACCCTTGCCCTTCAGGCGACCGAGGAGGCAGGAGATCACGCCCTGGCCGCCGCTGTACTGGCCCACGTGAGTTTCCTGGCCGCGCACAACGGCGACGCGTCGGCCGCCCGGGCAACACTGGCCGCAGCCGTCGCCCACTCCCGCCACCACACGGGGCCCATGACCCGGGCATGGCTGAGCTGCGTCGAGGCTGAAGTCATGGCCAGCGTCAACGACCCGGCCACCAGCCTCCGTGCCCTGTCCCGTGCCGAAGGGCTTCTGCCGGACGAGGGCGAGGAGCCTGAGTGGCTGGACTTCTTCGACGCCTCGCGATTCGCGGGGTTCGCCGGTCACGCGCATCACGTACTGGGGCAGCCGGACAAGGCCCGCGCCCACCTGGAAACCTCGCTGGCCCAGCTCGCGCCGGACGCGGCGAAGCAGAAGGCCGTGATCTACGCCGACCTTGCCGCCACACACATCGACGACGATGCCGAGGCCGCCTGCACCTACGCCGGCCAGGCGCTCGACCAGCTCAGCGAGTCCTGGTACGCCACCGGATACGACCGCGTTCAGCAGGTGCGACGCCAGCTCACGAGCTCCCAGCAGAACCGACAGGTGCTGGAACTCGAAGAGCGGATGCGAA